In Phocoena phocoena chromosome 3, mPhoPho1.1, whole genome shotgun sequence, a single window of DNA contains:
- the CCDC125 gene encoding coiled-coil domain-containing protein 125 isoform X2 encodes MSREARPQSEAEGQAWEAEDDDMAEGDLGYGLRRRPGGIYEVQVSHLFTSRKRSDGKACSPPPFSRNGEERNSAVFQYSKHKSLHDTHPEGPQIPYHGRQSSTDSHSELSNVELRQRLQETLEEVEILKTELEASQRHLEGKEEALRILQSNAIFGKATSHTQAVLQKTVEQKRSLEKEINALQWEIEFDRNRFKNIEESWIQKYERLNCENAVLKETLKLKTEEIKMLKSENTILNQQYLEALAMLDIKQQKMAQENTCQDTSGFTEVSGLELAVLGACLCHGPRGSPCTCARLAASTRKMLLQVKQEGYHHKGVRRP; translated from the exons ATGAGCAGGGAGGCGAGGCCGCAGAGTGAGGCAGAGGGGCAGGCCTGGGAAGCAGAGGACGATGACATGGCAGAAGGCGATTTAGGGTATGGCCTCAGAAGAAGGCCCGGCGGCATTTATGAAGTGCAAGTTTCACATTTATTTACATCTAGAAAAAGATCAGATGGAAAGGCCTGTAGTCCTCCCCCGTTTTCAAgaaatggggaagaaagaaacagtGCCGTTTTTCAGTATTCCAAGCATAAGAGCTTGCATGATACACACCCGGAAGGACCCCAAATTCCCTATCACGGCCGACAAAGTAGCACTG ATTCTCATTCAGAGTTGTCAAATGTGGAATTAAGGCAACGTCTTCAGGAAACTTTAGAG GAGGTAGaaattttgaaaactgaactTGAGGCATCTCAAAGACATCTTGAAGGTAAAGAGGAAGCATTGAGAATTCTTCAAAGCAAT gcAATATTTGGCAAAGCCACAAGTCATACCCAGGCAGTGCTTCAAAAAACTGTGGAACAAAAGAGATCCTTGGAGAAG gaaataaATGCCTTGCAGTGGGAAATAGAATTTGATcgcaatagatttaaaaatatagaggaaTCTTGGATCCAAAAATATGAGAG GCTAAACTGTGAAAATGCAGTCCTCAAAGAAACtttgaaactgaaaacagaagaaattaaaatgctcAAGTCTGAAAATACAA TTTTGAATCAACAGTATTTGGAGGCCCTCGCCATGCTTGATATCAAACAGCAGAAGATGGCTCAGGAAAACACATGCCAGGACACAAGTGGCTTTACAGAGGTTTCAGGTCTTGAG CTTGCAGTCCTGGGAGCCTGCCTTTGTCACGGTCCCAGAGGGAGCCCCTGTACCTGTGCCAGACTGGCAGCATCTACTCGGAAAATGCTCCTTCAGGTCAAACAGGAG